Proteins from a genomic interval of Micromonospora sp. NBC_00389:
- a CDS encoding Clp protease N-terminal domain-containing protein, translating to MPPHEAQRPFIALGAMPMRVLLQAYSAAVRRGASSVGTLDLLCRVALYAKSVPPWLLAGSNGANLMRMVADPRRIPAGRSVSELLSESVSEFDQEVQAILREVEWRINRRPDTRLRKPDVQDTRPRPSWTNGVRTALAGALHAARDNRVPFANLSHLVLGMLQLRGCDGTHYVFPYEYARLSAIDRLGAEPTMCRTDEPYPDLDDERLALWPGSGSLLDRLAGRFSARASRLSRLGPILVGVEFEAKRQAIRLDHDVIGPLHILLAVLTHDASLEAARVRVPAHHSSRNQGSAVLRIHGVDADRLRLLAARRGGPEEPPAEVLTKQLSSQRPGDPFTGTDVVTAMARAMEISLAYRHPDTGTSHLLLALIEDDAGDGSAILRDLSVDPRALRARVEQDLRAAPAAW from the coding sequence ATGCCGCCGCACGAGGCGCAGCGACCGTTCATCGCGCTTGGCGCGATGCCGATGAGGGTGTTGCTGCAGGCGTATTCAGCGGCGGTGCGGCGCGGAGCGAGCAGCGTCGGCACCCTCGACCTGCTGTGCCGGGTGGCGCTTTACGCCAAGTCGGTCCCGCCGTGGCTGCTTGCGGGCTCAAACGGTGCGAACCTCATGCGGATGGTTGCTGATCCGCGCCGGATCCCAGCCGGGCGATCAGTCAGCGAACTGTTGTCCGAGTCGGTCAGCGAGTTCGACCAGGAGGTGCAAGCGATTCTGCGCGAGGTCGAGTGGAGAATCAACCGCCGGCCGGACACGCGGCTCAGAAAGCCTGACGTGCAGGACACGCGCCCTCGCCCATCGTGGACGAATGGCGTTCGTACGGCCCTGGCCGGCGCGCTGCATGCCGCGCGCGACAACCGTGTACCGTTCGCCAACCTGTCTCATCTCGTGCTCGGCATGCTGCAGCTGCGCGGCTGCGACGGGACCCACTATGTATTCCCCTATGAGTACGCGCGGCTGTCGGCCATTGACCGGTTGGGCGCCGAGCCGACGATGTGCAGGACCGACGAGCCCTATCCGGACCTCGACGACGAAAGGTTGGCGCTCTGGCCGGGCTCTGGGTCGCTGCTCGACCGACTCGCGGGACGGTTTTCCGCGCGCGCATCTCGACTCAGCCGCCTCGGCCCGATCCTGGTCGGAGTCGAGTTCGAGGCGAAACGCCAGGCAATCCGGCTCGACCATGATGTGATCGGCCCACTGCACATCCTGCTCGCGGTGCTCACACATGACGCCTCGCTCGAGGCGGCCCGAGTCCGGGTGCCCGCCCATCACTCCAGCCGCAACCAAGGTTCGGCCGTCCTGCGCATCCACGGTGTCGATGCCGACCGCCTGCGCCTGCTGGCCGCACGGCGCGGCGGGCCCGAGGAGCCGCCGGCCGAGGTGCTCACCAAGCAACTGAGCAGCCAGCGCCCAGGCGACCCGTTCACGGGCACCGACGTCGTCACCGCGATGGCACGAGCCATGGAAATCTCGCTTGCCTACCGGCACCCCGACACGGGTACCAGTCACCTCTTGCTTGCGCTGATCGAGGACGATGCCGGCGACGGCAGCGCTATTCTGCGTGACCTCAGCGTCGACCCGAGGGCGCTACGAGCGCGCGTTGAGCAAGACCTTCGTGCCGCACCCGCCGCTTGGTAA
- a CDS encoding Stf0 family sulfotransferase: MNRCGSTAGRSAAPPRVGSTTRTTCRRAEQTATWFIGGNGEIGGDAGNGQAPRFDADGITHLIETIKEHNAAWESWFTSWGIQPHAVRYEELDTDMVATTQPVLDFLGLALPAGRTIVARHQRQADELNRQWIRRYREEAANSPGATSC; the protein is encoded by the coding sequence ATGAACCGCTGTGGGTCGACCGCTGGCAGATCCGCCGCACCGCCGAGGGTGGGTTCAACTACGCGGACTACGTGCAGGCGCGCCGAGCAGACGGCCACGTGGTTCATCGGCGGCAACGGAGAGATCGGCGGCGACGCCGGCAACGGGCAGGCACCTCGCTTCGACGCGGACGGCATCACGCACCTCATCGAAACGATCAAAGAGCACAACGCGGCCTGGGAGTCGTGGTTCACCTCGTGGGGGATCCAACCGCACGCCGTGCGCTACGAGGAACTCGACACGGACATGGTCGCCACTACGCAGCCCGTTCTCGACTTTCTCGGGCTCGCCCTGCCGGCGGGGCGCACGATCGTGGCCCGCCATCAGCGCCAGGCCGACGAACTCAACCGGCAGTGGATCAGGCGGTACCGCGAAGAGGCGGCCAACAGCCCGGGGGCGACAAGCTGCTGA